In a genomic window of Brassica rapa cultivar Chiifu-401-42 chromosome A10, CAAS_Brap_v3.01, whole genome shotgun sequence:
- the LOC103846714 gene encoding GTP-binding protein At2g22870, with amino-acid sequence MILSQLPRFHLSIFTKPPSSSLSSPHFNFLNHRSNPPVSLARAIFSFAPKSNLATVEPIPLPVVSDSSDLDEAPVEISLDKLFIPPETDISGDDPSSLTARILKGSNIVLSRYARDAQVAQADYVKSSVRTEDCPADGLPEFALVGRSNVGKSSLLNSLVRRKRLALTSKKPGKTQCINHFRINDNWYLVDLPGYGYASAPHELKQDWNKFTKDYFLNRSTLVSVFLLVDASIPPKQIDLDYASWLGQNQVPMTMVFTKCDKRKKKKNGGKRPEENIKEFQDLIQGFFETTPPWIMTSSVTNQGRDEILLHMAQLRNYWLKH; translated from the exons ATGATTTTATCTCAGCTTCCGAGATTTCATCTCTCCATCTTCACGAAACCCCcttcctcctctctctcttctccccaTTTCAATTTCCTAAACCACCGGTCTAACCCACCGGTTTCACTAGCCAGAGCCATTTTCTCCTTCGCGCCCAAATCAAATCTCGCCACCGTCGAGCCCATACCACTCCCGGTGGTCTCGGATTCATCCGATCTGGACGAAGCTCCCGTGGAGATTTCGCTCGACAAGCTTTTTATCCCGCCGGAGACGGATATCTCCGGGGACGACCCGTCGAGTCTGACGGCTAGGATTCTGAAGGGCTCGAACATAGTGCTCAGCAGGTACGCGAGGGACGCGCAGGTGGCTCAGGCCGACTACGTGAAGAGCAGTGTGAGGACGGAGGACTGTCCGGCCGATGGGCTGCCGGAGTTTGCGCTGGTCGGGAGATCCAATGTTGGGAAATCTTCGCTGCTCAATTCGTTGGTGAGGAGGAAACGACTTGCCTTGACCTCTAAGAAACCTG GAAAGACGCAATGCATTAATCATTTCCGGATCAACGACAATTGGTACCTGGTAGATTTACCTGGCTACGG GTATGCATCAGCACCGCATGAACTCAAACAAGACTGGAACAAATTCACCAAAGACTATTTCCTCAACCGATCAACATTAGTCTCAGTGTTTTTGCTAGTTGATGCCAGCATTCCTCCAAAGCAAATCGATCTGGACTACGCTAGTTGGCTTGGTCAAAACCAG GTTCCAATGACTATGGTGTTCACGAAATGCgacaagaggaagaagaagaaaaacggaGGGAAGAGACCAGAGGAGAATATAAAGGAGTTCCAAGATTTGATCCAAGGATTCTTTGAGACAACGCCACCATGGATTATGACCAGCAGTGTGACTAATCAAGGTCGGGACGAGATATTGTTGCATATGGCTCAGCTAAGAAACTACTGGCTTAAACACTAA
- the LOC103846717 gene encoding psbP domain-containing protein 5, chloroplastic isoform X1 → MALLSPSFSSPSYRLFRCRRSNNISSKYHHGGEPTKELKISPSRVSTRSVSSEEGLSRRGLVLIGLSSPLSTLLPLSSSPVTFAAEEAGKMGSMVDEINAYSYAYPLELPSEKLVFKWVESRKPERYSSAAPLSPDARLRIVSERLDLIDNLVISVSIGPPNSTFLTSKDKKTWTAKDVADSVLSDKSALRVTSSQRLEESSVLDAHSTDIDGEPYWYYEYLVRKSPTKIAEASKMYRHYISSTAERDGYLYTINASTLGKQWDMMGPVLERAVESFRLLPPTDSYVPPYKDPWRFW, encoded by the exons ATGGCTCTTCTCTCTCCATCTTTCTCCTCTCCAAGCTATCGTCTTTTCAG GTGCAGGAGGAGCAACAACATTTCGAGCAAGTATCATCATGGAGGAGAACCAACAAAGGAGCTGAAGATTTCTCCTTCTCGTGTTTCTACGAGATCGGTTTCATCGGAAGAGGGGCTTTCTCGTAGGGGTTTAGTGTTGATTGGTCTCTCTTCTCCCTTGTCTACGCTCTTGCcactgtcttcttctcctg TCACTTTTGCTGCAGAAGAAGCAGGGAAAATGGGTTCCATGGTGGATGAAATCAATGCTTATTCTTATGCTTACCCACTCGAGCTTCCATCAGAGAAGCTTGTCTTCAAATG GGTTGAATCAAGAAAGCCTGAACGTTACTCTTCAGCTGCACCACTCTCTC CTGATGCGCGTCTACGGATTGTTTCCGAACGACTTGACCTCATCGACAACCTAGTGATTTCTGTTTCG ATAGGTCCCCCAAACTCAACCTTCCTAACATCAAAAGACAAGAAAACATGGACTGCCAAAGACGTTGCTGACTCTGTTCTCTCTGATAAATCTGCACTG CGTGTCACTTCAAGTCAGCGTCTAGAAGAGAGCTCGGTTCTTGATGCACATTCTACTGAT ATTGATGGGGAGCCTTACTGGTACTACGAGTACCTTGTCCGCAAATCACCAACCAAAATC GCTGAAGCATCAAAGATGTACAGACACTACATTTCTTCAACTGCTGAACGGGATG GGTACTTATACACCATAAACGCCTCAACCCTTGGCAAGCAATGGGACATG ATGGGACCGGTGTTAGAAAGAGCAGTCGAGTCCTTTAGGCTTCTTCCTCCTACTGATAGTTATGTTCCTCCATACAAGGATCCATGGAGGTTTTGGTGA
- the LOC103846713 gene encoding coiled-coil domain-containing protein 25, with the protein MVFYFKARPDAGDYTIFMGLDKFENEELIKYGFPEDVWFHVDKMSSAHVYLRLHKGQGFDDISEGVLEDCAQLVKANSIQGNKVNNVDVVYTPWSNLKKTASMDVGQVGFHNSKMVRTIRVEKRVNDIVNRLNKTKVERTPDLRAEREAVNAAERAERKEHLREKKKREDIERLEKEKQADMRSYKGLMVTDKMTSNKDIASSNKSLQELEDDFM; encoded by the exons ATGGTGTTCTACTTCAAGGCACGACCAGATGCTGGGGACTACACCATCTTCATGGGGCTCGATAAGTTCGAGAACGAGGAGCTCATCAAGTACGGCTTCCCCGAAGACGTCTG GTTTCACGTTGATAAGATGTCGTCAGCTCACGTTTACTTGAGGCTTCATAAAGGCCAAGGCTTTGATGACATTAGTGAAGGTGTGCTCGAGGACTGTGCTCAGCTTGTCAAAGCTAATTCCATTCAAG GCAACAAGGTGAACAACGTCGATGTTGTGTACACTCCGTGGTCCAACTTGAAGAAGACTGCCTCCATGGATGTTGGTCAAGTTGGCTTCCACAATTCAAAGATG GTCCGGACTATCAGAGTGGAGAAGCGAGTTAATGACATAGTTAACAgattgaacaaaacaaaagttgAAAGAACCCCTGATCTGAGAG CTGAGAGGGAAGCAGTGAATGCTGCTGAAAGAGCTGAGAGGAAAGAACACCTGAGGGAGAAG AAGAAACGTGAAGATATAGAGAGGCTGGAGAAGGAGAAGCAAGCAGACATGAGGAGTTACAAGGGATTAATGGTAACTGACAAAATGACATCCAACAAAGACATTGCTTCAAGCAACAAGTCTCTTCAAGAGCTCGAAGATGATTTCATGTAA
- the LOC103846717 gene encoding psbP domain-containing protein 5, chloroplastic isoform X2, which translates to MALLSPSFSSPSYRLFRRSNNISSKYHHGGEPTKELKISPSRVSTRSVSSEEGLSRRGLVLIGLSSPLSTLLPLSSSPVTFAAEEAGKMGSMVDEINAYSYAYPLELPSEKLVFKWVESRKPERYSSAAPLSPDARLRIVSERLDLIDNLVISVSIGPPNSTFLTSKDKKTWTAKDVADSVLSDKSALRVTSSQRLEESSVLDAHSTDIDGEPYWYYEYLVRKSPTKIAEASKMYRHYISSTAERDGYLYTINASTLGKQWDMMGPVLERAVESFRLLPPTDSYVPPYKDPWRFW; encoded by the exons ATGGCTCTTCTCTCTCCATCTTTCTCCTCTCCAAGCTATCGTCTTTTCAG GAGGAGCAACAACATTTCGAGCAAGTATCATCATGGAGGAGAACCAACAAAGGAGCTGAAGATTTCTCCTTCTCGTGTTTCTACGAGATCGGTTTCATCGGAAGAGGGGCTTTCTCGTAGGGGTTTAGTGTTGATTGGTCTCTCTTCTCCCTTGTCTACGCTCTTGCcactgtcttcttctcctg TCACTTTTGCTGCAGAAGAAGCAGGGAAAATGGGTTCCATGGTGGATGAAATCAATGCTTATTCTTATGCTTACCCACTCGAGCTTCCATCAGAGAAGCTTGTCTTCAAATG GGTTGAATCAAGAAAGCCTGAACGTTACTCTTCAGCTGCACCACTCTCTC CTGATGCGCGTCTACGGATTGTTTCCGAACGACTTGACCTCATCGACAACCTAGTGATTTCTGTTTCG ATAGGTCCCCCAAACTCAACCTTCCTAACATCAAAAGACAAGAAAACATGGACTGCCAAAGACGTTGCTGACTCTGTTCTCTCTGATAAATCTGCACTG CGTGTCACTTCAAGTCAGCGTCTAGAAGAGAGCTCGGTTCTTGATGCACATTCTACTGAT ATTGATGGGGAGCCTTACTGGTACTACGAGTACCTTGTCCGCAAATCACCAACCAAAATC GCTGAAGCATCAAAGATGTACAGACACTACATTTCTTCAACTGCTGAACGGGATG GGTACTTATACACCATAAACGCCTCAACCCTTGGCAAGCAATGGGACATG ATGGGACCGGTGTTAGAAAGAGCAGTCGAGTCCTTTAGGCTTCTTCCTCCTACTGATAGTTATGTTCCTCCATACAAGGATCCATGGAGGTTTTGGTGA
- the LOC103846715 gene encoding protein ANTI-SILENCING 1, which translates to MEAAAAVDEGLEFKWGKQKGIGGKKKDVRFYESFTFDGDEYRLYDCVLVADPSEPDSDELFVGKIIKIWEHTNKRAKHPRQVKLLWLFKPSEMPPGVVEGVPELLENELFLASGEGPGLASVNPLEAICGKCSVLCLSKDERNLQPTDEEIKSTDFVFRRAFDVGSCKVLDTIDDKISGVDVKFIFNRAGSTSKKEATPPVLKIQLDVNGSADSLTPNGLSACGSVRSTEDNSNEASDCRESSSGRREGKEKFADESSNKDSSVQQSTSEHASSEASGSRGDHYDGKAQDNEVRKQFTKQKSMPAEERDSNSCEASGSKKLFTKQNSMPAGERDSNGLDERPQKKQKLDGSAIVSNGRNTNILQQSVSSDGKRDTCLFKRPREKVTGGESPPENLKKKRDLGVSVSEGKDAKTGTGKGLFKKPSFDGKLSKRSEEKIVEIDYRRDYQVTEVTPKPDASQVNSKWFRPLPWEESMREAEKEEKLVLLQNLDPTYTSEEVQDIVYSALNEQCTARMIERTSVSFSHIGEALVIFNSRQAAVRAIRRLDEGCLLLSNGRPLVAAFAKINPPGKPSSPFCGHIKLQKTQPRRETRDTVSTSRGSQPNTLEFEMGMEWRLLRARSDHALETVSKRQLEERKTQRINFKPKLP; encoded by the exons AtggaagcagcagcagcagtaGATGAAGGCTTAGAATTCAAGTGGGGGAAACAGAAGGGAATTGGTGGGAAAAAGAAAGACGTCAGATTCTACGAGTCTTTCACCTTTGACGGTGATGAATACCGTCTTTATGACTGCGTCTTAGTCGCCGATCCCAGTGAACCGGACTCTGATGAACTCTTTGTTGGCAAGATCATTAAAATATGGGAACACACTAATAAGCGTGCAAAGCACCCAAGGCAAGTCAAGCTTCTCTGGCTCTTTAAACCTTCTGAGATGCCGCCTGGTGTAGTTGAAGGAGTCCCGGAGTTGCTTGAAAACGAACTGTTTTTGGCTTCGGGTGAAGGTCCAGGCCTCGCTAGTGTCAACCCATTG GAAGCAATTTGTGGGAAGTGCTCTGTTCTGTGCCTTTCAAAGGACGAAAGGAATCTACAACCAACAGATGAGGAAATCAAGTCAACAGACTTTGTATTTCGCAGAGCATTTGATGTTGGAAGCTGTAAAGTCTTGGATACAATAGATGATAAAATCTCTGGAGTTGACG TTAAATTCATCTTTAACAGAGCGGGTAGTACTAGTAAGAAAGAAGCAACTCCTCCTGTACTGAAAATTCAATTAGACGTAAATGGAAGTGCAGATAGTTTGACACCAAACGGTCTTTCAGCTTGTGGTTCGGTTCGGAGTACTGAAGATAACTCTAATGAAGCTTCTGACTGTAGAGAAAGCAGTTCTGGTCGCAGAGAAGGGAAAGAAAAATTTGCAGATGAAAGTTCTAACAAGGATTCTAGTGTGCAGCAAAGCACTAGTGAACATGCCTCCAGTGAAGCTTCTGGCTCTAGGGGAGATCATTATGACGGCAAAGCTCAAGATAATGAAGTTAGGAAACAATTTActaaacaaaaatctatgcctGCAGAAGAAAGAGATAGCAACAGTTGTGAAGCTTCTGGCTCTAAGAAACTATTTACTAAACAAAACTCTATGCCCGCTGGAGAGAGAGATAGCAATGGATTGGATGAGAGGCCTCAAAAGAAACAGAAACTAGATGGTTCTGCTATAGTATCAAATGGACGCAATACAAACATTTTGCAGCAGAGCGTTAGTTCTGATGGTAAAAGAGATACATGTCTTTTTAAGAGACCTAGAGAGAAAGTGACAGGAGGGGAAAGCCCTCCAGAGAATCTCAAGAAGAAGCGAGATCTTGGGGTGTCAGTTTCTGAAGGAAAAGATGCAAAAACTGGAACTGGGAAAGGTTTATTCAAGAAACCAAGCTTTGATGGTAAGCTATCAAAACGCTCTgaggagaagatagtggaaatTGATTACAGAAGAGATTATCAAGTAACTGAAGTGACCCCAAAGCCGGATGCT TCTCAGGTAAACAGCAAATGGTTTCGACCTCTT CCTTGGGAAGAAAGTATGAGGGAGGCAGAGAAGGAAGAGAAACTGGTTCTCCTTCAAAACTTGGATCCTACTTATACATCTGAGGAAGTCCAG GATATAGTCTATTCTGCTTTGAATGAGCAATGTACAGCGAGGATGATAGAGCGTACATCTGTCTCTTTTTCTCATATTG GTGAAGCTTTGGTCATATTCAATTCAAGACAAGCTGCAGTAAGAGCGATAAGGAGACTTGATGAAGGATGCTTGTTGCTATCTAATGGAAG GCCTCTTGTTGCTGCGTTCGCAAAGATTAATCCTCCTGGGAAGCCGTCATCACCGTTCTGCGGCCATATCAAACTACAGAAAACTCAACCGCGACGAGAGACG AGAGATACAGTGTCTACATCGCGTGGTTCTCAGCCGAACACCCTTGAATTTGAAATGGGAATGGAGTGGCGGTTGCTCCGAGCCAGATCTGACCATGCCCTTGAAACGGTGTCTAAG CGGCAATTGGAGGAGAGAAAGACGCAGCGGATTAACTTCAAGCCTAAACTCCCTTAG
- the LOC103846716 gene encoding FCS-Like Zinc finger 10, which produces MSQQPNSKSLSDYETAWSPTSPLEFRLFLGNPFGGSSSLRSIPRMHQRSWDSGKVGLRIVDSLDDHRTDSSRILLPSPDSKNMIFGSLMMNPFTKSPVLKDDKPNVDGSCSGAVNNNDACQQGSLKEPIESEVEISEDYTCVISHGPEPKTTHIYGSQVLESVEDDVMTKKGCCEDKNESIFVIAPLDLTTIADELLPPSDFLRFCSFCSKKLGMGKDIYMYRGYKAFCSSECRSEVILLDEEREEEEDEEAKSDSSSDKDLSKKKSNGVIFTVG; this is translated from the exons ATGTCTCAACAACCAAACTCCAAGTCTCTGTCAGATTACGAAACAGCTTGGAGCCCAACATCTCCTTTGGAGTTCAGATTGTTTCTAGGGAACCCCTTTGGTGGGTCTTCTTCTCTGAGGTCAATCCCGAGAATGCATCAGAGGAGCTGGGATTCTGGGAAAGTAGGCTTGAGGATTGTTGATTCTCTCGATGATCATCGCACTGATTCCTCGAGGATTCTTCTTCCTTCACCTGATAGTAAAAACATGATCTTTGGGTCCTTGATGATGAACCCCTTTACCAAATCCCCTGTGCTCAAGGATGATAAGCCTAATGTTGATGGCTCTTGCTCTGGTGCTGTTAACAACAATGATGCTTGTCAACAAGGATCGCTTAAGGAGCCTATTGAAAGTGAAGTTGAGATCTCAGAGGACTATACTTGTGTTATATCACATGGTCCTGAACCCAAAACCACTCATATATACGGGAGTCAGGTTCTGGAGTCGGTAGAGGACGATGTGATGACGAAGAAAGGTTGTTGTGAAGACAAGAATGAGAGCATTTTTGTTATTGCTCCTCTTGACTTGACAACGATAGCTGATGAGTTACTACCTCCCAGTGACTTCTTGAGGTTCTGCTCCTTCTGCAGCAAGAAGTTGGGTATGGGGAAAGATATATACATGTACAg aGGATACAAAGCGTTTTGCAGTAGCGAGTGCCGTTCAGAGGTGATTCTTCTGGATGAGGAAagggaggaggaagaagatgaagaagctaagTCTGACTCATCTTCAGACAAGGACCTCTCCAAGAAGAAGAGCAACGGTGTGATCTTCACCGTTGGCTGA